CGATCGCGTGGGCGTACCTGGCGGAGGCGGCGCTCGAGCAGGGGCAGCCCATCACGGCGTACGCGTACGCGCGCACCGGCTACCACCGCGGTCTCGACCAGCTGCGCCGCAACGGGTGGAAGGGCTTCGGCGCCGTCCCGTACAGCCACGAGCCGAACCGCGGTTTCCTCCGTTGCGTCGCCGCTCTCGCCAAGGCCGCTCAGGCGATCGGCGAGAACGACGAGTACGCGCGCTGCCTGGATCTGCTCGAGGACAGCGACCCGCGGGCCGCCGAAGCACTTGGTCTCGGCTAGCCGCTTCGTTCCACGACCGGCAGCGGGCCGGGACCGGGTCGCGGCGGGAATCCGCCGACTGAAGGTCTCGGCGCTGCCGGTTCTGCAGTGTGGTCTGGCCGCCGGTATCGCGTGGTTCGTCGCGACGACGGTCGTCGGCCACACCCGCCCGTTCTTCGCGCCCATCGCGGCGGTGGTCTCGCTCGGGCTGTCGCTGGGCGCCCGGCTGCGTCGGTCGGTGGAACTGGTCTGCGGCGTGACGGTCGGAATCGGTGTCGGCGACTTGATCATCTCGTTCATCGGCACCGGCGCCTGGCAGATCACGCTGGTCGTCACGTTGGCGATGGGCACCGCGGTCCTGATCGGTTCGGGTCCCATCTTCTCGATGCAGGCCGGCACGTCGGCGGTGCTGGTGGCGACGCTGCTGCCGCCCGGTGACGTGGCCGGGGTCGAGCGGATGGTCGACGCGCTCGTCGGTGGCCTAGTCGGTGTCGCCGTCGTCGCGATCGTCCCCACCCATCCCGTGCGCCGGGCCCGGCGCGACGCCGCGGGCATCCTCGCGACCGCGGGCGAGGTGCTGCAACTCGTGGCCGACGGGCTCATCGAGAACGACCCCAAGCCGATCGAGAAGGCGCTGCGCAAGGCGCGCGAGACGCAGTCGGCGATCGATTCCCTGCGCAGCAACCTCTCGGGTGGCCGGGAGATCAGCCGGATCTCGCCGCTGTACTGGGGCAGTCGCGCCCGGTTGGCCCGGCTCACGGCGACGGCCGACCCGATCGACAACGCGATGCGCAACATCCGCGTGCTGTCGCGCCGGTCGCTCTCGCTGGTGCGCGACGACGAGATCCTCGACCCGCGTCTGGTCGACGAGATCGAGAAGCTCTCGCACGCGCTGGACGTGCTGCGGCGGATGATCCTCGCCGAACCGGGGGAGCAGCCGGACCAGGCCGAGGCGGCCCGGGTGCTGCGGACGGTCTCGTCCGGGATGAAGCCCGAACTGGTCGAGAACGCGGGCATCTCCGCGACGGTCGTGTTCGCGCAGATTCGCTCCCTGATCGTGGATCTGTTGCAGGTCGCGGGGCTCGGCCGGATCTCCGCGATCGCGACGCTGCCCCCGACGGTTCCCAAGCCTGCCTACCGGCCCGACCTCTGACACCTTTTCATATATGCGAATATATGCATATGATGGGCCCGACTTACGAGGAGGGTGATCATGGGAGCCGGTCACGGGCACAGCCACGGCAACACCGCAGCCACGAACGGGGCGGGGCCGACGCCCACGCGCATCCGCAAGATGGTGATAGCGCTCGGCATCCTCGTCGCGTTCCTGGTTCTGGAAGTGGTCGTCGGACTCGCGATCGGTTCTCTCGCGCTGCTCGCGGACGCCGGTCACATGCTCACCGACGTCGTCGGCATGTCGATGGGGCTCGTGGCGCTGCTGCTCGCGAAGCAGGGATCCAAGGCCGCCGCCCGCACCTTCGGTTGGCACCGCGCGGAGGTCCTGACCGCTATGGCCAACGCCGTCCTGCTCCTCGGCGTCGCCGCGTTCGTCATGTACGAGGCCATCGGCCGCATCGGCGACGCCCCCGAGATCCCCGGCGTCCCGCTGATGCTGACCGCCGCCGCCGGCCTGGGGGCGAACGTCGTCGTCATGCTGATGCTGCGCGGCGACGCCAAGGACTCCCTCGCGGTGCGCGGTGCGTACCTCGAGGTGCTCGCCGACGCGGTCGGCAGCGTCGGTGTCCTGATCGCCGGTGCCGCACTGGTGCTGTTCGACTGGACCTACGCGGACATCGTCGTCGGTGTGCTGATCTCGCTGTGGGTCGTGCCCCGGGCGCTCAAGCTGGCCGGGGCGGCGCTGCGGATCCTCACGCAGGCCTCACCGGCCAACGTCGACGTCGACGCCGTCCGCGCCGATCTGTGCGCGGTGCCCGGGGTGTCGGACGTCCACGACCTGCACGTGTGGACGCTGACCACCGGCATGGACGTCGCGACGGTGCACCTCACCACCGATTCCGATTCGCAGCGGGTGCTGGCGGCGGCCAAGACCGTGCTGGACTCGCACGGCCTCAGCCACGCCACCGTCCAGGTCGAGTCCGGCGTGGAGGGATCGCGGTGCCAGGAGGACCTCACCTGGTGACACCGCGAGGTCGGTGGACCCTCAGCGGTAGCCGTCGGTGTTCGCGGGCAGGTCGCGGTCCTGCACCTCGACGATGTAGCGCCAGGAGTCGGGTCGTGAGCCGTCCACGTCGGTGAAGCCGTACCGCTGCGCGAGTTGCCCGCTGGAGACGACCTGGCCGCTGTATCCACCCGCATCCGGCGCCGCGGCCAGCGCCGCGACCGCCCGGCCGACGAACGTCGGGGACTCGGAGATCGCGAAATGCGGTTCCCGTTCGAGCGCGTCGCGCCAGTTGTCCTCGGTGACGCCGAAGATCTCCAGCATCATCTCCGACCGCAGCCAGCCCGGTGTCACCGCGACGGCGGCGCCGCCGTACGGGGCCAGTTCGTGGGCCTGCGCGGTGGTCATCCGCTGCACGGCCGCCTTGACGAGGTCATAGTAGAAGCCGACCTGGTGCCGGTAGGCGACGTTGTATTCAGCGGTGCCGTCGGTCATCTCGACGACCAGCCCGCCCGGTCGGCGGATCAGCAGGGGCAGCGCGAAGTGGCTGGTGATCGCGTGGGTGTCGATGCCCATCCGCAGCATCCGCAGGCCGCCGTCCAGGTCGTGTTCCCACAGCGTGGTGCCGAACTGCGCGTAGCGATCGCCGCCGAAGATGTCGTTGACCAGGATGTCGAGGTGACCGTGTTCGGAGTCGATCCGGTCGACCAGGGCGCGAACCTGGTCCGGTTCGAGGTGATCGACGCGCAGCGCCACGCCGCCACCGCCGGCGGCGACGATCAGTTCGCCGGTCTCCTCGATGGTTTCGGGCCGGCCGATCTCCGAACGCCCGGTCGCCCGGCTGCTGCGTCCGGTCGCGTAGACGGTGGCTCCGGCCCGGGCCAGCTCGACCGCGATGGCCCGGCCGGCGCCTCGGGTCGCACCGGCGACGAGGGCGACCTTGCCGGACAGGTCAGGGGCGTTCACCGGCTGGTCCTGGTGACGTCGGCGCCGGGGCGCCAGAGGTCGACGTGCAGGCGATCCTCCGACACCGTGGTCAGCACCACCTCGTCGACGCCGAGTTCGAAGATGTGCGCGTCCGCGCCGGGGTTCTCCGGGTAGGAGTCGAGGATCGTCTGCTTCTCGGCGCCGGTCAGCTCGCGTGCGCGTCCGGAGATCTTGGCGTCGCCGCCCTCCATCGTGTGGTGGCCCGGGTTCGAGTGCAGCGAGTAGCGCGGATCCCGCTGCAGGTCCCGGACCTTCCGCGCGCCGGGCATCGATCCGAGGACGAGCAGTCCGCGGAAGGTCTCGACCTCCGTGCCGCTCACCCGCGGCGAGCCGTCGGCGCGCAGCGTCGCCAGGACGTGGTGCTTGTGCGCGGTGAGCCGCGCGTGGACGGCCGCGGCCAGTGCCGGGGCCTGCTCGGTGAACTCCTGCCAGGTTGTCATGACATCAGTGTGCGGCCGCATCGCTGACATCTTGTGTCAGTGATTTTCCGTAAGCTCCGGACATGCGCTCGAGCCGACTCCTCGACCTGATGCTGCGTCTGCAGGGCGGTCCCGGCACCACGGCCGCGCGCCTGGCCGACCAGCTGGGGGTCTCGCTGCGGACGGTCTACCGGGACGTCGCCGCACTGCAGGCCGCGGGTGTGCCGGTGTGGACCGAGAGCGGTCCGGGTGGCGGCATCCGCCTGCTCGACGGCTGGCAGTCCAAGCTCAGTGGGATGACCGGCGCGGAGACGTCGGCGCTCATGCTGCTGGGTATCCCGGGGCTCGCCGACGATCTGGGCCTGGCCGACGTCACCGCCCGCGCGGAGTCGAAACTGCTGGGCGCGCTGCCGCTTCCGCTGCGGACGGGCGCACTGCTGTGGCGCGAGCGCCTGCACATCGATGCTCCGGGCTGGTTCGCGAAGCCGTCGGACACGGGAGAGTTGGCCGCCGTCGCGACGGCGGTGCTCGAGGGGCGCCGGCTGCGGATCCGTTATCGCAGGGGTGCACGGGAGACGTCGCGCACGATCGACCCGCTCGGCCTGGTCGCCAAGGCCGGCGTCTGGTATCTCGTTGCGCGGCACCGGGACCGGACGCTGTCGTACCGCGTGTCGCGGATCGACGCGGCGCACCTCCTGGACGAGCCGGCGCGGCGTCCCGAATCGTTCGACCTGGCATCCTGGTGGGCCGAATCGCAGGCGGAGTTCGATCGCGCGTTGCTGCGCTTTTCGTGCCGGGTGCGGCTGTCGCCGTACGCGTGGCGACGGCTGCCGTCGGTGGTGGGGGAGGAGGCGGCGAAGGTGACGCCTTCCGAGCCCGACGAACAGGGTTGGGTGACGGTCGATCTGATGCTCGAGGCCGAGGAGGTGGCGCTCGACCAGTTCTTCGCGCTGGGGCCGGGTATCGAGGCCCTGGAACCGTCGTCGTTGCGGGTGGCGCTGCGGGAGTCGGCGCTGCGGACCGCGCGCCTCAACGGGTGATCCCCGAGCGGCACTCGGGGGCGGGTCATCCCGGGGTATGACGTCCGGACGTCGAAACATCGCCCGCCGAGCGGATGCGGCGCACCTGCCCGCGGTGGTGGACTCGTACCGTGCGTGAACAGGTCTTGTATTCGTTGCTGGTCGGTCTGGCGGTGTCGTCGGCGATCTCGCTGCCGCTCGTGGTGTGGCACTACCGTCGGTTCGGGCGCGTGTCGGCGGCGCGGATGGCGCTCGTCGGCGCCGCGGTCACCTACGGGGCCGGTGTCGTCGCGTTCACGATGTTCCCGCTGCCGGATCTCACGCCGGCCTGGTGCGAGGCCTTCGCCGCGAGTGATCCGGTGCTGCGGCCGTTCACGTTCGTCTCGGACATCCGCCGCGACACCGCCGGCATGAGCCTGGTCGCCATCCTGACCAGTACCGCGGTGATGCAGGTGGTGCTCAACGTGGTGCTGTTCGTGCCGTTCGGCGTCCTCGGACGGCTCCTGTTCGAGTGGTCGCGCACCACGACCGTGGTGGTCGCGGCGATGGTGTCGCTGGCGATCGAGCTCACGCAGTACACGGCGGTCTGGGGGATCTTCCCGTGTGCCTATCGGATCGCCGACGTCGACGACCTGATGCTCAACACCGCGGGCGCCGTCCTCGGCGTCGCGCTGGCCGGAGTGGGCATGCGACTGGTGCCCACCCGCGAACGGTTGGCCGCGGGACGGGGTGTCCCGCGCCCGGTGACGGTGTGGCGTCGCTGGATCGGCATGATCGTCGACGTCAGCGCGGTGGGTTTCGTGTACGCGTCGACAGTGGTGGCGGTGCATGTCGTGCTCGACGTCCTCGGTGCGAAGTCCGACGGCTTCGTGGTCGGCAATCTCGTCGCCGCCGTCGTCTCGGGCGCGGTCGTCGTGGTGCCGGCCCTGATCGGCTCGGGCGCGTCGTTCGGGCAGCGGGCGGTATGGCTGCAGCCGGCGTGGGCGAACCCTCCGGGGGCTGCGCGGCGGCTCCTACGCGCGCTCGTTGTTCCCGGGGTGTGCGCGGTGCTGGTCACGGTCGGCGCCGCACCGCTCGCCGTGCTGTGGCTGTTCGCGGCCGTCGGGTCCGTCGCGCTCACCCGGGGCCGTCGGGGACTGTCGGGGGTTTTGACCGGGTCCGAGATCGTCGATGCAAGAGCGACATTCGAGGATACTGGGACCACTGCGGAGAAATCCGCTGTCCCGTCCGGGGATGCTTCTCTACGATCGCGCCATGGCTGATCCGCATCCCCACGTCTACTACCGCGACCGAGTCGTCCCCGCGCACGAGGCGACGCTCGGTGTCGCGACGTCGGCTGTCCTGTACGGACTGAGCGTGTACACGGTGTTCCCGGTCCACGTCGACGGCGAAGCGCGCACGGCGTTCCGGCTGGCGGATCACTATCGGCGACTTGTCGAGTCGTGCAAGATCATCGGCATCGACCGCTTCGCTGACGAATGGAGTTTCGAGCGGTTCGTCTCGGCCGCAACCGAACTCGTCGCGGCCAACGCCCCCGAGTCCGACGTCTTCGTGCGCGCCACCGTGCACGTCGACGAGTCGATCCCCGGGACCCGCGTCCGCGGCCTGCGCACCGCCGTGTCGATGTTCGTCTACGACGCGGTCCCGATCGTCCCGCAGGACGGCATGCGCCTGAAGACCAGCACGTGGCGCCGCATCCCCGACTTCGCGATCCCGTCGCGGGCCAAGGTCAACGGCGCGTACGTCAACTCGGTGCTGGCCAAGCAGGACGCGATCGACGCCGGCTACGACGACGCGATCTTCCTCGACGGCGCCGGGCACGTGTGCGAGTTGACCGCAGCGAACATCTTCCTGGTGCGCGGCGGCACGCTGATCACCCCCGACGCGTCGTGCGACATCCTCGACGGCATCAATCGGCGTACGCTGCTCACCCTCGCCGGCGAGGAGGTCATCCCGGTCGTCGAGCGGACCGTCGACCTCACCGAGCTGTACATCGCGGACGAGGTGTTCGTCACCGGCACGTCGGCGGGCGTTGCGCCGGTGACCGAGGTCGACGGGCGGATGGTCGGGAACGGGACGCAGGGCCCGGTGTGCGAGGTTCTCCGCAAGCGGCACGCGTCGGCGCTGCGCTCCGACGAGCTGCACGGCTGGGTCACCGACCTGGGCTGATGGAAGGCGCGAGCGGGTGGCCGCTCCGCCGGCTCGAGATCGGGTAGTGAACTACCTACGTCCCCGCGTGGTCGCCTACCTAGCGTTGATGACATGACCAGCGCACAGGTATCGAGCATGTCGACGGGACACGAGACCGACCGTCAACCGGACGTCGACATCGAGCAACTCCGTGGTGAGATCGACCGCTTGGATGAACAAATCCTCGCGGCGATCCAGCGGCGTACCGAGCTCTCCCGCCTGATCGGCGAGGTGCGCATGCTCGGCGGCGGCACCCGTTTGGTGCACACCCGAGAAATGAGGGTGCTGTCGCGTTTCGACGACCTGGGGCCAGAGGGGCACACGCTCGCGATGTTGCTGCTCAGGCTCGGGCGGGGGCGTTTGGGTCATACCATGTGACCGGTCGGCCCCGGCTGCACGACACGGCACCGGCCGGGGCCGGCGCGGTCACGTCCCCGCGGATTTCCCGCGAACGTTCAGCGCCAGAATTGCATGAGGTAGTTGCCGAACGCCGCGTAGACGGCGGGGACACCGGAGAGCCCGAAGATCCGGTAGATCGCGTCGAAGAACGCGGTGTTGATCTGCGGCACGAACAGCAGCGCGATCAGCAGCAGCATCCCGTAGGGCTTGATCTTGTCGAGCGACGCGCGCGTGCTCGCGTTCAGGTGCGGTTCCAGCGCGCCGTAGCCGTCGAGGCCGGGAACCGGCAGCAGATTCAGGATCGTGGCCATCACCTGCAGGAACGCCAGGAAACTCAGCCCGTACCAGAAGACCCGGTGATCGCTGTCGACACCGAACAGCCGGATCACCACCAGCAGGATCACCGCGGTGACGGCATTGACCGCCGGTCCGGCGAGGGCGACGCGCGTCTGCACCCGCGGCGGCATCGCCCAGGTCCGCAGGTACACGGCGCCGCCCGGCAGGCCGATGCCACCGAGCGCGAGGAACAGCACGGGCAGCCCGATCGAGAGCAACGGCTGGGTGTACCTGCGCGGATCGAGCGTCAGGTAACCGCGGATGACGACGTCGTGGTCGCCGTTCCGCCACGCGACCACCGCGTGCGCGAACTCGTGGAGGCACAGGGTGACGACCCAGCCCGCGACCACGAGCAGGAACACCCCGATCCGGCCCGACGTGGCCTCGCCGGTGGCGCGCCACGCGAGCACCCCGCCCAGCACGGCGATCGCGACGATGCCGAGGAACACCGGGCTCGGCCGAACGGCCGACGCCCGGGTGCGTGAATCGGGATACATGAGTCCAGTATCCAGGCGTGTCGGGTTCAGGCCCCGTAGACGAGCAGCCAGTCCTGGTCGTGTCGGTAGAACGTGGAGCGCTTGACCGCGCGCGGTGTGCGGACGCCGTCGCGGGTCAGTACGGCCGACGGCGAACCGAGCTGGACCGCGCGGCCGGTGAGCCATCGGTGGCCACCGAACCAGCGGCGCTTGTCGACGGTGGCGCGCAGGCCCGGAAGCTCGGGAATGGGCACGATGCGCATGCCGGGAACGGTGCCCGAGAACAGGCGCTCGTTGTCGACGTACGCCTCACCGGTCAGTTCGCCGGCGTGTTCGGACCCATAGATGCGGGCCTCGCCGACGAGGGCGATGCCGGCGTCGTCGCGGATCAGCGGCATCGGCCGGGCGGTGCCCGAGACGGCGATCGCGGCGGCCTTGGAACCGGTTCGAAGTCCGTACGCGTGGGTGGCGTCGGTCCGCTCCTCGGGGACGTACGCGAGCTCGATGTGCAGGCGATCGGTGCGCATCAGCCTGGTCAGCGCGGCCGCGAAGGCGGCGTCGCCGCCGACGACCACCAGGCGCGGCTTCTCGACCGTCTCCAGCTTGGCGAAGGCCTCGTCGAAGTGGTCCTTCTCGGGGAGCCCGGGGACGGTGAAGAGGTCGAGCGACCGCAGCGCCAGCGGCAACGGGGCATCGCCGCACTTGAGCACTATCGGGGTCATGACACTCCTTGCTGATATCCGACGCTGCTGATCTCCGACGATCACGCTCGTCGTCGCGCCACGGCAGCGGCGACGTCTGCCGTCGCGCGCAAGGGCATTCCGATGTCTACCCGAACCCGGGTCGGCGTCGCAAACGGTCGACCGGTCGGATGTCCGTTTCGGGCGGGTTCGGAGGGCTGGGCGGCTGGACGACGGTCGGTCTCGGCTAGACTGTGCCTCCGGCCACTGCCTACAGCACGGCAGGACCATGCAGTCGGATACGACTGCACGTCGACCGTAGGAGACAGGGACATGCCGGCAATCGTCCTCATCGGTGCCCAGTGGGGCGACGAGGGTAAGGGCAAAGCTACCGATCTACTTGGCGGAAGCCTGCAGTGGGTCGTTCGGTACCAGGGCGGCAACAACGCCGGACACACCGTGGTCCTGCCGAACGGCGACAAGTTCGCGCTGCACCTGATCCCGTCGGGCATCCTCACCCCCGGCGTCAAGAACGTGATCGGTAACGGCGTCGTGGTGGATCCGGGTGTCCTGCTCGACGAGCTGGCCGGCCTGGAGGAGCGGGACGTCGACACGACGGGCCTGCTGATCTCGGCCGACGCGCACCTGATCATGCCGTACCACGTGGCCATCGACAAGGTCACCGAACGCTTCCTGGGCGCCAAGAAGATCGGCACCACGGGCCGCGGCATCGGACCCTGCTACCAGGACAAGATCGCGCGTGTCGGCGTCCGCGTGGCCGACGTCCTGGACGAGAAGATCCTCACCCAGAAGGTCGAGGCCGCCCTGGAGTTCAAGAACCAGGTGCTCGTCAAGATCTACAACCGCAAGGCCCTCGACCCGCAGCAGGTCGTCGACGAGGTGCTCACGCAGGCAGCCGGTTTCAAGCACCGCATCTCCGACACGCGCCTCGAGCTCAACCTGGCGCTCGAGCGCGGCGAGACCGTCCTGCTCGAGGGCTCCCAGGGCACGCTGCTCGACGTCGACCACGGCACGTACCCGTACGTGACGTCGTCCAACCCGACGTCCGGTGGTGCCGCGGTCGGTTCCGGCATCGGCCCCACCAAGATCAAGACGGTGCTCGGCATCCTCAAGGCCTACACCACCCGCGTCGGCTCGGGCCCGTTCCCGACCGAGCTGTTCGACGAGTTCGGCGAGTACCTGGCCGTCAAGGGCGGCGAAGTGGGCGTCACCACCGGCCGTGCCCGCCGCACCGGCTGGTTCGACGCCGTGATCGCCCGCTACGCGACCCGCGTCAACGGCATCACCGACTACTTCCTCACCAAGCTCGACGTGCTGTCGAGCCTGGACACCATCCCGATCTGCGTCGCGTACGACGTGGACGGGGTGCGCGTCGAGGAGATGCCGATGACGCAGACCGACATCCACCACGCCAAGCCGATCTACGAAGAGATGCCGGGCTGGTCGGAGGACATCTCGCAGTGCCGCACCTTCGAGGAGCTGCCGGTCAACGCGCAGAACTACGTGCTGCGGCTCGAGGAGCTGTCGGGCGCGTTCATGTCGTGCATCGGTGTCGGCCCGGGCCGTGACGAGACCATCGTCCGCCGCGACATCCTGGCCTGACCCACCCGTCGTGTGACCGAATGTCACATGCGTCCAGTCCGACTGGGCGCATGTGACATTCGGCGTTTCGGGGGCGGAGCCAGTGGGAGAAGCGGCTTCGGTCAGTACCTGCCGGTCCACGGCCAGGCGGCACGACGGCCGGACTCGACGATCGGCAGCATGGCGAAGCAGGCGTCGGTCGGGTCCCCGAACGTGAATCGGTTCGGTCCGTCGCCGGTACGGCCCACCGGATCGAAGGTGTGCACCGGAATATGCTCGGGGACAACGTCACCGGGACTGTGCGGCGCCGCATCGGTGGCGTGCGCGTCGGTCAGTATCACGACGCGGTCGTGGCCGTCGAAGAACTCCGCGGCCGCCGACGCGGTGTTCGTGCCGACGCTGTTGAGGCATCCGGTCGGGTTCCAGCGGCCGACCGCACCCAGCAGGGGTTCGCCCGGGCGCATCGGGAACAGCGCCCCACCGGCCGTGCCGGTCGAGACGACGTCGGCCCGTTCGGCGCGCCGCGCGAGCGCAAGACCGAAGACCGTGGCCGTCGACCCTGCCGTGTCGACGAGCACCAGGGTTCGCCCGGGCAGTCGCGGGACACGGTCGAGCGACAGCTCGAGTGCCCGCTCGAGGGCTGCGGACCAACGCGGGGACCCCACCGACTCGAGGGCGGAGAGGAAGCGCAGCGGCAGCTGGCGTGATCGGGCCACCTGCTCCGGATCCTGCAGTCGGTCGGCCACTTTCGCTGCCACGTCATCCGACACCCCGGTGTCGTCGAAGTTGCGGAGGTTGTTCAGCAGCCCCATGTATCCCATCCGGGGGATGATGGCTTCCCACGTCTGCCGGTCCATCGGCGCCTGCAGCCAGTCCGCCACAGACTCCCACGTCATCGCCGCCGGCCCGAGGCGCGCGACGCCGTCGGGAGCGGTGAGCAGGAGCGGGCGCTCGGACAGCGGAACCGCCATCAGGTCGGCGCGCGCTCGTACCGACTCGAGACTCGGGGGAATCGGCCTGTCCCGCCTGTGCCGACGGTCCAGCGCGTGCTCGAACAGGTCACCCTGATACTCGGACCGCGGTGAGGGGTGCACCAGGTCGAGGACGTCACCGAACCGATAGCCGAGGGCGGGGGTGTCGTACTTGAGCAGCGCCCGCTCGGTGTACAGCCTGGCGACCGCGTCCGCGACGCCGCGCTTGATCGGTTGCGCGAGCTTGCGCCCGTACGTGGCGCGCCAGTAGGCGAGCATCTCGCCCGGTTCGTCCGCGCGTTGCAGGACGCTGCCGACGACCTGACGGCTGTACCCGTGTTCGCCCGCGTCGAGCCGTGCACGGGTGAACTCGGCGGCTCCGACGAGGGCCGCCCAGCGCATGTTCGCGTCGGTCCGCAGCCAGCGCAGGAATCCAGCGGCCCACTCGGGGTCGCTGACGGCGAGCTGTCGGACGAGCCGGCGATACCGATCGTCGCGAGCCCCACCGTGAACCAGGCTCGTGACGGCCAGCAGGAACAGTTCGGTCCTGGGATCGCGTGGAGAGCCGGATCCGTCCTCGCGGGTGGGACCACCGGGTGCCATCTCGGTCCGCAACCGACCGGTCCCCACTGGTCGCTCGGTCGTGGCGTCGAACCTGCTCATCTCGTCCCCCTCGGCAGGAAGGCGAATTCCGCATCGCGGCGCCGGGATCGGAAGGCCCTACCGTCGAGCCGCACCCCATCCCGAGGGTCGACGGAGGAAAGGAACCCGCCGCCTCGTCGTTCGAAGGAGCCGCCATCCGTGCATCGGCGCCGCGCTGAGAAGTGCCTTCCGAGTTCACTGACCCAGGCGGACGTTCGTCCAGGCGAAAGATCCGTCTGCTGCGCACCGGAAGTGCTCGCTCAATGTAGAGGAGGCCCGGAGCAATCCTCAGCGGAATCGACCAGATTGCCCCGAATATCCGGGATCACTCCTGCGACGTTGTCCGATGGCGGCGAATGAACCCGTCGGCCCGTGCCTAGAGGCTACGGTTCCGACCCGTGTTCGTGCGCGAACACCGAAGTGGCTTCTACTGCACCGTCGCAACCTCGACGAAGATCCTCGGCAGCACCCGGTGGTATCGACCGCTGCGGAACGTCTGCTCGCGCGGGATTCCGCCGCGAATCGCACCGCCGCGGTGCGGAGTTGCACGACGGCCGTGGTGTTGCCCCAGCCTCGCCGCCCATTCCTTCCTGCTGCGAGCGGATTCCCGCGCGGGCGGACCAAGAATGGGCGCTCAGGCCGACTGCCCACAGCATCATTGTCATCCCCAGAACCGACGACACTTGCCCTCTGCCACGCGGTGACCCGCCGGCAGCCGGCCGCCGTGCTGAGCCACCGGACGGCCGCGTGGCTGCATGGATGGACCGGCGAACCGGACGTTGCCAGGAATCGGATCGGCAACTGCACCAACTCGTTCGGGCCGTGCGGGCCTTCCCCGTCGAGTAGGCGGGAATCGCCGAGCCGGAGCCGGTGCTCACTCTCGCCGTGGCCGTAGACCATCTCGCCCCCGAGCATGGACCTGGGCTGCGGTGGATACGGCGCAGTGAGATCGTCGCCACGACTGCGGCCCGGCTCCGGCGGGCGACGTTACGATCGGCCGCATGGCCATTCTGTACGCCGCGCAGCTGTCGCCCACCAAGCCCGAACTGATCGCGCACTGGCTGCCGCGAGCGTCCTATTGCGCGGGCGCACCGGCGGTTGTGGACCGGGTCGGCGCGTACCGCTTCGACGATCCCGCCGGCGAGGTCGGCATCGAGACGCATCTGGTGCGCGACGCCGCGGGAGAGATCTGCCAGGTGCCGCTGACGTACCGTTCGGCTCCGCTCGACGCGGCAACGCTCGTGGGCGAGATGGAGCATTCGGTACTCGGGCGCCGCTACGTCTACGACGCGACCACCGACCCCGTCTACGTCCAGCAGCTACTGGCGACCATCTACGGCGGCGGCCGTGAGGTCGAGCAGTTCGTGCACGTCGACGGCGGCGAGCCGCAGCGGGTCGAGAACACCGCGGGCGTTCGAGGGAGTGGAGTGACCGGCGTCGAGGCGCCGATCGTCACCGATGTTCGCGTGGTCGTGGACGGCACCGACACCGTGATCGCCGGCGGCGGGGTGACCGTCGTGGTGCACCACCGTCCGCTCGGGGTCGAACCGAGCGGGCCGGTCTTGCGCGGCGAATGGGATGGAGGCCGAGGCGTCCTCGCCTCACTG
This genomic stretch from Prescottella soli harbors:
- a CDS encoding DUF3151 domain-containing protein produces the protein MTSFGDLLGPQPTLLPGDEEAESALLNHEDPAQVAADHPTASIAWAYLAEAALEQGQPITAYAYARTGYHRGLDQLRRNGWKGFGAVPYSHEPNRGFLRCVAALAKAAQAIGENDEYARCLDLLEDSDPRAAEALGLG
- a CDS encoding FUSC family protein, which encodes MVSASRFVPRPAAGRDRVAAGIRRLKVSALPVLQCGLAAGIAWFVATTVVGHTRPFFAPIAAVVSLGLSLGARLRRSVELVCGVTVGIGVGDLIISFIGTGAWQITLVVTLAMGTAVLIGSGPIFSMQAGTSAVLVATLLPPGDVAGVERMVDALVGGLVGVAVVAIVPTHPVRRARRDAAGILATAGEVLQLVADGLIENDPKPIEKALRKARETQSAIDSLRSNLSGGREISRISPLYWGSRARLARLTATADPIDNAMRNIRVLSRRSLSLVRDDEILDPRLVDEIEKLSHALDVLRRMILAEPGEQPDQAEAARVLRTVSSGMKPELVENAGISATVVFAQIRSLIVDLLQVAGLGRISAIATLPPTVPKPAYRPDL
- a CDS encoding cation diffusion facilitator family transporter, which codes for MGAGHGHSHGNTAATNGAGPTPTRIRKMVIALGILVAFLVLEVVVGLAIGSLALLADAGHMLTDVVGMSMGLVALLLAKQGSKAAARTFGWHRAEVLTAMANAVLLLGVAAFVMYEAIGRIGDAPEIPGVPLMLTAAAGLGANVVVMLMLRGDAKDSLAVRGAYLEVLADAVGSVGVLIAGAALVLFDWTYADIVVGVLISLWVVPRALKLAGAALRILTQASPANVDVDAVRADLCAVPGVSDVHDLHVWTLTTGMDVATVHLTTDSDSQRVLAAAKTVLDSHGLSHATVQVESGVEGSRCQEDLTW
- a CDS encoding SDR family oxidoreductase; the encoded protein is MNAPDLSGKVALVAGATRGAGRAIAVELARAGATVYATGRSSRATGRSEIGRPETIEETGELIVAAGGGGVALRVDHLEPDQVRALVDRIDSEHGHLDILVNDIFGGDRYAQFGTTLWEHDLDGGLRMLRMGIDTHAITSHFALPLLIRRPGGLVVEMTDGTAEYNVAYRHQVGFYYDLVKAAVQRMTTAQAHELAPYGGAAVAVTPGWLRSEMMLEIFGVTEDNWRDALEREPHFAISESPTFVGRAVAALAAAPDAGGYSGQVVSSGQLAQRYGFTDVDGSRPDSWRYIVEVQDRDLPANTDGYR
- a CDS encoding pyridoxamine 5'-phosphate oxidase family protein, encoding MTTWQEFTEQAPALAAAVHARLTAHKHHVLATLRADGSPRVSGTEVETFRGLLVLGSMPGARKVRDLQRDPRYSLHSNPGHHTMEGGDAKISGRARELTGAEKQTILDSYPENPGADAHIFELGVDEVVLTTVSEDRLHVDLWRPGADVTRTSR
- a CDS encoding helix-turn-helix transcriptional regulator, whose protein sequence is MRSSRLLDLMLRLQGGPGTTAARLADQLGVSLRTVYRDVAALQAAGVPVWTESGPGGGIRLLDGWQSKLSGMTGAETSALMLLGIPGLADDLGLADVTARAESKLLGALPLPLRTGALLWRERLHIDAPGWFAKPSDTGELAAVATAVLEGRRLRIRYRRGARETSRTIDPLGLVAKAGVWYLVARHRDRTLSYRVSRIDAAHLLDEPARRPESFDLASWWAESQAEFDRALLRFSCRVRLSPYAWRRLPSVVGEEAAKVTPSEPDEQGWVTVDLMLEAEEVALDQFFALGPGIEALEPSSLRVALRESALRTARLNG
- a CDS encoding VanZ family protein; this translates as MREQVLYSLLVGLAVSSAISLPLVVWHYRRFGRVSAARMALVGAAVTYGAGVVAFTMFPLPDLTPAWCEAFAASDPVLRPFTFVSDIRRDTAGMSLVAILTSTAVMQVVLNVVLFVPFGVLGRLLFEWSRTTTVVVAAMVSLAIELTQYTAVWGIFPCAYRIADVDDLMLNTAGAVLGVALAGVGMRLVPTRERLAAGRGVPRPVTVWRRWIGMIVDVSAVGFVYASTVVAVHVVLDVLGAKSDGFVVGNLVAAVVSGAVVVVPALIGSGASFGQRAVWLQPAWANPPGAARRLLRALVVPGVCAVLVTVGAAPLAVLWLFAAVGSVALTRGRRGLSGVLTGSEIVDARATFEDTGTTAEKSAVPSGDASLRSRHG